In a genomic window of Marinifilum sp. JC120:
- a CDS encoding paraslipin, translating into MVSTAMSVYGKVKGKSGSVKAGKKEGQGEFDFTLE; encoded by the coding sequence CATGGTTAGCACTGCCATGAGCGTTTACGGTAAGGTTAAGGGAAAGAGCGGCAGCGTAAAAGCTGGGAAGAAAGAAGGTCAGGGAGAATTCGATTTTACTTTGGAATAA
- a CDS encoding nucleoside triphosphate pyrophosphohydrolase, giving the protein MSAKSIEKLKNVISSLTAPDGCPWDKEQTAKTLCDSVIEEAFELVEAIRADDKQEAMEELGDVMFLLLFIAQRYEEEDAFTFADAVESGAAKMIRRHPHVFADVKIEDQEELLRNWEKIKRSEKSEDNKIFDSLPKGLPPMLKAYRINSKAARSGFTFESDEQCLGQLESEWKEWNSALESGDSDAITEEFGDYLFTLIELGRRKGIKANSALDITNNKFLKRFAKMEDLAKEQGKDISEMNLIEQNELWEQVKK; this is encoded by the coding sequence ATGAGCGCAAAATCTATTGAAAAACTCAAAAATGTAATTTCCAGCCTGACTGCACCTGACGGCTGCCCTTGGGACAAAGAACAAACCGCTAAAACCCTTTGCGATTCTGTTATTGAAGAAGCTTTCGAGCTGGTGGAAGCGATTCGCGCTGACGATAAGCAGGAAGCAATGGAAGAACTAGGCGACGTCATGTTTCTGCTGCTCTTCATAGCCCAGCGCTACGAAGAAGAAGATGCTTTCACTTTTGCTGATGCCGTAGAATCCGGTGCAGCAAAAATGATCCGCCGCCACCCTCACGTTTTTGCTGATGTAAAAATCGAAGATCAGGAAGAACTGCTGCGTAACTGGGAAAAGATCAAAAGAAGCGAAAAATCTGAAGACAATAAAATTTTCGATTCCCTGCCCAAGGGACTTCCGCCGATGCTTAAGGCTTACCGCATCAATTCAAAAGCCGCGCGGAGCGGATTTACTTTTGAATCCGACGAGCAGTGCCTCGGACAACTCGAAAGTGAATGGAAAGAATGGAACAGCGCTCTGGAATCCGGCGACAGCGATGCCATTACCGAAGAATTCGGCGACTACCTGTTCACCCTTATCGAACTGGGACGCAGAAAAGGCATCAAAGCCAACAGCGCACTGGATATCACCAACAACAAGTTCCTTAAAAGATTCGCTAAAATGGAAGACCTCGCCAAAGAACAAGGCAAGGACATCTCCGAAATGAATCTCATTGAACAAAACGAACTCTGGGAACAGGTTAAGAAATAA